The proteins below come from a single Oryzomicrobium terrae genomic window:
- a CDS encoding DEAD/DEAH box helicase: protein MRFDELGLAPELLKAVAEQGYENPTPIQAEAIPLVIQGKDLKACAQTGTGKTAAFTLPLLQRLLHHSSPSASPARHPVRALILAPTRELAIQVHENLTGYAKHTHFRTLCVYGGTDIKPQIAALRTGIEFLVATPGRFLDLVEQKAVSLHAVEALVLDEADRMLDMGFIPDVQRIINLLPKTRQGLLFSATFSTEIQKLADTMLRNPVMVEVAKRNAVSDTITHRVYPVGEYRKLALLTRLLKNGEVTQAIVFTRTKLMCSRLARELVRAGLKAESIHGDKSQSERIKALDAFKAGEIQALVATDVAARGIDIEDLPFVVNYELPHVPEDYVHRIGRTGRAGKQGNAISLVSTDEAGYLVEIEKLIKRPVEQIIVPGFEPDADWEYPPSGKKRRSESRNDPRPEGRRDAHARPEGRERSDRSERTDRGDRPERGERRDRPAGERSNYERRPGGSGRGRSTVAADGFDFSKPYEAKAAIPHLANEGHITDDHGAPSPQGQPDLRKPRRPVAALLGGLGRKV from the coding sequence ATGCGATTTGACGAGCTGGGCCTGGCCCCCGAACTGCTGAAAGCCGTTGCCGAGCAAGGCTACGAGAACCCCACCCCGATTCAGGCCGAGGCCATTCCCCTGGTGATCCAGGGCAAGGATCTCAAGGCCTGCGCCCAGACCGGCACCGGCAAGACCGCCGCCTTCACCCTGCCGCTGCTGCAGCGCCTGCTGCACCACTCCAGCCCGAGCGCCTCCCCGGCGCGGCACCCGGTGCGCGCCCTGATCCTGGCCCCGACCCGGGAACTGGCCATCCAGGTCCATGAGAACCTGACTGGTTACGCCAAGCACACTCACTTCCGCACCCTGTGCGTGTACGGCGGCACCGACATCAAGCCCCAGATCGCCGCCCTGCGCACCGGCATCGAGTTCCTCGTCGCCACCCCGGGCCGCTTCCTCGATCTGGTCGAGCAGAAGGCCGTCAGCCTGCACGCCGTCGAAGCCCTGGTCCTGGACGAAGCCGACCGCATGCTCGACATGGGCTTCATCCCGGACGTGCAGCGCATCATCAACCTGCTGCCCAAGACCCGCCAGGGCCTGCTCTTCTCGGCCACCTTCAGCACCGAGATCCAGAAGCTGGCCGATACCATGCTGCGCAACCCGGTGATGGTCGAAGTGGCCAAGCGCAATGCGGTGTCCGACACCATCACCCACCGGGTCTATCCGGTCGGCGAATACCGCAAGCTGGCTCTGCTCACCCGCCTGCTCAAGAACGGCGAAGTCACCCAGGCGATCGTCTTCACCCGCACCAAGCTGATGTGCTCCCGGCTGGCCCGGGAACTGGTGCGGGCGGGCCTCAAGGCCGAATCGATCCACGGCGACAAGAGCCAGTCCGAGCGCATCAAGGCCCTGGACGCCTTCAAGGCCGGCGAGATCCAGGCCCTGGTGGCCACCGACGTGGCCGCCCGGGGCATCGACATCGAAGACCTGCCCTTCGTGGTCAACTACGAGTTGCCCCACGTCCCCGAGGACTACGTGCACCGCATCGGCCGCACCGGCCGGGCCGGCAAGCAGGGCAACGCCATCTCCCTGGTCAGCACCGACGAAGCCGGCTACCTGGTGGAAATCGAAAAGCTGATCAAGCGCCCGGTCGAGCAGATCATCGTCCCCGGCTTCGAGCCCGACGCCGACTGGGAATACCCGCCCAGCGGCAAGAAGCGCCGCTCCGAGAGCCGCAACGACCCGCGCCCGGAAGGCCGCCGCGACGCCCATGCCCGCCCGGAAGGCCGGGAGCGGAGCGACCGCAGCGAGCGCACCGATCGGGGCGACCGTCCCGAACGCGGCGAACGGCGCGACCGCCCGGCCGGCGAGCGCAGCAACTACGAGCGCCGCCCCGGTGGCTCTGGTCGCGGCCGCTCCACTGTGGCCGCCGACGGTTTCGATTTCAGCAAGCCCTACGAAGCCAAGGCCGCCATTCCCCACCTGGCCAACGAAGGTCACATCACCGACGACCACGGCGCCCCGTCCCCCCAAGGCCAACCGGACCTGCGCAAACCGCGTCGCCCGGTGGCAGCCCTGCTCGGCGGGCTGGGCCGCAAGGTCTAG
- a CDS encoding EAL domain-containing protein, whose product MNAHSGFETKVLTGFIAAVLVVVALAAATWKLAQDATEETHKVGHTHEVLNNLAQAKAQTLQVELSTQNFRISGNAHHLPERDAAMAARETILSRIKALTADNPYQQEHWEQLRAVIDQRIAISREVQRLRATLGAEAANAYVASAPLQETRERTHRLMREMEDEENRLLASRSAEQQRSRQFLAIASPIAALSLALLLVATYFLIRRQLRETEVSQNALAGSEERLAITLHSIGDGVLATDAEGRITQLNPVAERLTGWTSAEAQGQPVDAVFRIIHETTRAPALVPVTKVLETGQIQELANHTALIARDGREHPIADSAAPIRDAAGQIRGVVLVFRDVSTERQAQRLIVEQNEALEQRVRERTEQLRESEEHLRSVIGSVPALIAFVDAQQRYVYVNDQYRTRFAPERHDITGCTVRDILGEERYAIAAPLIAGVLAGHAQSYDWQPFPDVWQVVSYMPRRDAQGMVSGYYVLGVDITERKAAEAKIQTLNASLAQHLQDLEHASRALRTLSAGNRTMLRATDEQELLDSMCQAIVTTGGYDTAIVWYRCDDATHSLQPMAEHGYPGGLTALRRLPTTWAENQRGRGAVATAIRTGQTSVAADIHHNPDYQPWTTSLSDYASVIACPLEVGGKTIGALAIYDGEPNTFGPDESALLTESGDDLAFGIATLRARAEQQKNREAMFRLTHFDPLTGLPNATRFTEAITAALDASHAPPEPFAVLQTNVERLSQINDALGFSHGDQLLREFGMRLHSAMPASATVARLRGDEFAILLPASDEAVGMEAVRRLEMTIARPFRIADIALDVTAKIGIALFPQHGTTPHDLYRHMDIAVHQAKEKGLRHVMFNPAQTPDQARRLTIASELRRAIDGGDLRLYLQPKVDMVTGRVCGSEGLVRWQHATRGLIYPGEFIDLAESTGLIKPLTEWVIEAALSLNRGWAREGRALPIAVNLSARNLHDDELLTKIRQLHKALDVAPGLLEVELTESTVMEDAGFALQVLHDLRDDGIPLYIDDFGTGYSSLRYLQKLPVDYIKIDQSFVRHMSTHKDAALIVRSTIDLIHDLGRKAVAEGIETQQDWDQLALLGCDMAQGYLIAKPMPAEEFPAWVERFRPPETSGGPPS is encoded by the coding sequence TTGAACGCACATTCCGGCTTTGAAACCAAGGTTCTGACCGGTTTCATCGCTGCGGTGCTGGTCGTCGTCGCCCTTGCCGCCGCCACCTGGAAATTAGCCCAGGACGCGACGGAAGAAACGCACAAGGTCGGCCACACCCACGAGGTGCTCAACAATCTGGCCCAGGCCAAGGCTCAGACGCTGCAGGTCGAACTGAGTACGCAGAATTTCCGCATTTCGGGAAACGCACACCACCTGCCCGAACGGGATGCGGCCATGGCGGCACGGGAAACCATCCTGAGCCGCATCAAGGCTCTCACCGCCGACAATCCCTACCAGCAGGAGCATTGGGAACAGCTGCGCGCAGTAATCGATCAGCGTATTGCGATTTCCCGGGAGGTCCAGCGCTTGCGCGCCACCCTCGGTGCCGAGGCCGCCAACGCCTACGTTGCGAGCGCGCCGCTACAGGAAACCCGGGAGCGCACCCACCGGCTGATGCGCGAAATGGAAGACGAAGAGAACCGGCTTCTGGCAAGTCGCAGTGCCGAACAGCAACGCAGCCGCCAGTTTCTGGCCATCGCCAGCCCCATTGCCGCCCTGTCCCTCGCCCTGCTGCTGGTCGCGACCTATTTCCTGATCCGCCGCCAGCTGCGGGAAACCGAGGTGAGTCAGAATGCCCTGGCCGGCAGCGAAGAACGCCTTGCCATCACCCTGCATTCGATCGGCGACGGCGTGCTGGCGACGGACGCCGAAGGGCGCATCACCCAGCTCAACCCGGTTGCCGAACGGCTGACCGGGTGGACCTCGGCCGAAGCCCAGGGACAGCCGGTGGATGCGGTGTTCCGCATCATTCACGAAACAACCCGGGCGCCGGCCTTGGTCCCGGTAACCAAGGTCCTGGAGACAGGCCAGATCCAGGAGCTGGCCAACCACACCGCCCTGATCGCCCGGGACGGCCGCGAGCATCCGATTGCCGACAGCGCAGCACCGATACGGGATGCGGCCGGTCAGATACGTGGCGTTGTGCTGGTATTCCGCGACGTAAGCACTGAACGCCAGGCCCAGCGGCTGATCGTGGAGCAGAACGAAGCCTTGGAGCAGCGGGTGCGCGAACGAACGGAACAGCTGCGGGAAAGCGAAGAGCACCTGCGCAGCGTGATCGGCAGCGTTCCAGCCCTGATCGCCTTCGTGGATGCGCAACAGCGCTATGTCTATGTGAACGACCAGTACCGCACGCGCTTTGCCCCGGAACGACACGACATCACGGGCTGCACGGTGCGCGACATCCTCGGGGAAGAACGCTATGCGATTGCCGCCCCTCTCATCGCCGGGGTGTTGGCGGGGCACGCACAAAGCTACGACTGGCAACCCTTCCCCGACGTCTGGCAGGTGGTCAGTTACATGCCCAGACGGGATGCTCAAGGGATGGTGAGCGGCTACTACGTGCTGGGGGTCGACATCACCGAGCGCAAAGCAGCCGAAGCAAAGATCCAGACGCTCAACGCCAGCCTTGCCCAGCACCTCCAGGATCTGGAGCATGCCAGTCGGGCGTTGCGCACCCTCAGCGCCGGCAACCGGACCATGCTGCGGGCCACCGACGAGCAGGAACTGCTCGACAGCATGTGCCAAGCCATCGTCACGACCGGCGGCTACGACACGGCGATTGTCTGGTACCGGTGCGACGACGCGACCCACTCGCTGCAGCCGATGGCCGAGCACGGCTACCCGGGAGGTCTCACCGCCCTGCGCCGCCTGCCGACCACCTGGGCCGAAAACCAGCGCGGCCGGGGGGCCGTCGCCACGGCGATCCGTACCGGTCAGACCAGTGTCGCGGCGGACATACATCACAACCCGGACTACCAGCCGTGGACCACCAGCCTAAGCGACTACGCCTCAGTGATCGCCTGCCCGCTCGAGGTCGGTGGCAAGACCATTGGCGCCCTGGCCATTTACGACGGGGAGCCGAACACCTTCGGCCCGGACGAAAGCGCCCTGCTGACCGAATCCGGGGATGACCTGGCCTTCGGCATCGCCACCCTGCGGGCGCGCGCCGAGCAACAAAAGAACCGGGAGGCCATGTTCCGGCTTACCCACTTCGACCCCCTTACCGGCTTGCCCAATGCCACCCGGTTCACGGAGGCGATCACCGCCGCCCTGGATGCCAGCCACGCCCCCCCCGAGCCGTTCGCCGTGCTCCAGACCAATGTCGAGCGGCTGAGCCAAATCAACGATGCCCTGGGCTTCAGCCACGGCGACCAGTTGTTGCGCGAATTCGGCATGCGGCTGCACAGCGCCATGCCGGCCTCCGCCACGGTGGCACGACTGCGTGGCGACGAATTCGCCATCCTGCTGCCCGCCAGTGACGAAGCCGTCGGAATGGAGGCCGTGCGCCGCCTCGAGATGACCATTGCCCGTCCGTTCCGGATCGCCGACATCGCCCTCGACGTGACGGCGAAGATCGGGATCGCCCTGTTCCCTCAGCACGGAACAACCCCTCACGACCTGTACCGGCACATGGATATCGCCGTGCACCAGGCCAAGGAAAAAGGGCTACGGCACGTCATGTTCAACCCAGCCCAGACCCCTGACCAGGCGCGCCGGCTGACCATCGCCAGTGAACTGCGACGAGCCATCGACGGTGGCGACCTGCGGCTTTACCTACAACCCAAGGTGGACATGGTGACCGGCCGGGTCTGCGGTTCGGAAGGGCTGGTACGCTGGCAGCACGCCACCCGGGGTCTGATCTATCCGGGAGAATTCATCGACCTGGCCGAGAGCACCGGGCTCATCAAGCCGCTCACCGAGTGGGTTATCGAGGCGGCCCTGAGCCTGAACCGGGGCTGGGCACGAGAAGGCCGGGCACTGCCGATTGCCGTGAACCTGTCGGCCCGCAACCTGCATGACGATGAACTGCTGACCAAGATCCGCCAGTTGCACAAGGCCCTGGACGTGGCCCCTGGACTGCTCGAAGTGGAACTCACCGAAAGCACGGTGATGGAAGACGCCGGATTCGCCCTGCAGGTCTTGCACGATCTGCGCGATGATGGAATCCCCCTCTACATCGACGATTTCGGCACGGGCTACTCCTCCCTCCGCTACCTGCAAAAATTGCCGGTCGATTACATCAAGATCGACCAATCGTTCGTGCGCCACATGTCCACCCACAAGGACGCCGCCCTGATCGTGCGCTCGACCATCGACCTGATCCACGACCTGGGCCGCAAGGCCGTTGCCGAAGGCATCGAGACCCAACAGGACTGGGATCAGCTGGCCCTCCTGGGCTGCGACATGGCCCAGGGTTACTTGATCGCCAAGCCAATGCCGGCGGAGGAATTCCCGGCCTGGGTGGAGCGTTTTCGCCCCCCGGAAACGAGCGGCGGCCCGCCGTCCTGA
- a CDS encoding PP2C family protein-serine/threonine phosphatase — translation MPLQLDVCVSQHIGDRHEQQDRVALLPHPRLRGVVLAVVADGMGGHEGGALAAEQVIHTARQCLEGYSPSEDTPEELLRMIFDEAHTLIRAGRFINEKDPHSTGVVLLLEPTRATWAHCGDSRLYWFRNGQLQQRTDDHSYVGQLVRDGKISEEEASFHPNRNVLLTALGGRETPLVDIGHNDALAAGDAFLVCSDGLWGYFADAELGGLVATQSAREAAEEMMRRARSRGRGEGDNLSLALVRLNEIPVAKPGLASVRRPVGSTPVTSG, via the coding sequence ATGCCCTTGCAGCTTGATGTTTGCGTTTCCCAGCACATCGGCGACCGCCACGAGCAGCAGGACCGGGTCGCCCTGCTGCCCCATCCGCGCCTGCGTGGCGTCGTCCTGGCCGTGGTTGCCGACGGCATGGGCGGGCACGAAGGCGGGGCCCTGGCCGCCGAGCAGGTGATCCATACCGCGCGCCAGTGCCTGGAAGGCTACAGCCCCAGTGAGGACACGCCCGAGGAACTGCTGCGCATGATCTTCGATGAAGCCCACACCCTGATCCGGGCCGGGCGCTTCATCAACGAGAAGGACCCCCACAGCACCGGCGTGGTCCTGCTTCTTGAACCCACCCGGGCCACCTGGGCCCATTGCGGCGATTCGCGCCTCTACTGGTTCCGCAACGGCCAGCTGCAGCAGCGTACCGACGACCATTCCTACGTGGGCCAACTGGTGCGCGACGGCAAGATCAGCGAGGAGGAAGCCTCCTTCCATCCCAACCGTAACGTCCTGCTCACCGCCCTGGGCGGCCGGGAGACCCCCTTGGTCGATATCGGCCATAACGACGCCCTGGCCGCGGGGGATGCCTTCCTCGTCTGCTCCGACGGCTTGTGGGGGTACTTCGCCGATGCCGAACTGGGAGGCTTGGTCGCCACCCAGTCCGCCCGGGAGGCGGCCGAGGAAATGATGCGGCGCGCCCGCAGCCGGGGCCGCGGCGAGGGCGACAACCTGTCCCTCGCTCTGGTACGACTGAACGAGATACCGGTGGCCAAGCCCGGTCTGGCATCGGTGCGCCGCCCGGTGGGCAGCACACCGGTCACCTCGGGGTAG
- the glcF gene encoding glycolate oxidase subunit GlcF: MQTQLADFVRDTPEGREADTILRKCVHCGFCTATCPTYQLLGDELDGPRGRIYLIKQLLEGQAVTEKTRLHLDRCLTCRSCETTCPSGVQYHRLLDIGRGIVEAQVPRPARQQLLYRALRTVLPNRGLFETALKVARLAKPLLPEALAEKVHDVAPARPRPAARHTRQVVLLEGCVQPGLAPNINAAAARVLDRVGISIVRQGEKKAGCCGALRYHLNDQDGGLDDMRANIDAWWPAVEAGAEAILVTASACSAQVKEYGHLLRHDPAYGPRAARISALARDVAEVVAGEELAIGRALAKAKAAAPVPAKVAFHSPCTLQHGQQIRGVVERLLAAAGYTLSPVADGHLCCGSAGTYSLTQPELSKQLRSNKLAALEAGNPGVIVTANIGCLTHLAAGTATPVKHWIELLDEALDEAAG; the protein is encoded by the coding sequence ATGCAAACCCAACTCGCCGATTTCGTCCGCGACACCCCGGAAGGCCGGGAAGCCGACACCATCTTGCGCAAGTGCGTGCACTGCGGTTTTTGCACCGCCACCTGTCCCACCTACCAATTGCTTGGCGATGAGCTGGACGGGCCGCGCGGGCGCATCTACCTGATCAAGCAACTGCTCGAAGGCCAGGCAGTGACGGAAAAGACCCGCCTGCACCTGGACCGCTGCCTGACCTGCCGCTCCTGCGAGACCACCTGCCCCTCCGGGGTCCAGTACCACCGGCTGCTCGACATCGGCCGGGGCATCGTCGAGGCCCAGGTGCCGCGCCCGGCCAGACAGCAGTTGCTCTACCGGGCGTTGCGCACCGTGCTGCCCAACCGGGGCTTGTTCGAGACGGCGCTGAAAGTCGCTCGCCTGGCCAAGCCCCTGCTGCCCGAGGCCCTGGCGGAAAAGGTCCACGACGTGGCGCCGGCCCGGCCCCGTCCGGCGGCGCGCCACACCCGCCAGGTGGTTCTGCTCGAAGGCTGCGTCCAGCCTGGCCTGGCCCCCAATATCAACGCCGCCGCCGCCCGAGTACTCGATCGGGTGGGCATCAGCATCGTCCGCCAGGGCGAGAAGAAGGCCGGCTGCTGCGGCGCCCTGCGCTACCACCTGAACGACCAGGACGGCGGCCTGGACGACATGCGTGCCAACATCGACGCCTGGTGGCCGGCGGTGGAGGCCGGCGCCGAGGCGATCCTGGTGACGGCCTCGGCGTGCAGCGCCCAAGTCAAGGAATACGGCCACCTGCTGCGCCACGACCCGGCCTACGGACCCCGTGCCGCGCGCATCAGCGCCCTGGCCCGGGACGTGGCCGAAGTGGTGGCCGGCGAGGAACTGGCCATCGGCCGGGCCTTGGCCAAGGCCAAGGCGGCTGCGCCGGTGCCGGCCAAGGTGGCCTTCCATTCTCCGTGCACTCTGCAGCACGGCCAGCAGATCCGCGGCGTGGTGGAGCGCCTGCTCGCCGCCGCCGGCTATACCTTGAGCCCGGTGGCCGACGGCCACCTGTGCTGCGGTTCGGCCGGTACCTATTCCCTGACCCAGCCCGAGCTGTCCAAGCAGTTGCGCAGCAACAAGCTGGCGGCTCTGGAGGCGGGTAACCCGGGCGTGATCGTCACCGCCAACATCGGCTGTCTGACCCATCTGGCGGCGGGTACGGCGACGCCGGTCAAGCACTGGATCGAGTTGCTCGACGAGGCACTGGACGAGGCGGCCGGCTGA